A stretch of DNA from Arachis hypogaea cultivar Tifrunner chromosome 19, arahy.Tifrunner.gnm2.J5K5, whole genome shotgun sequence:
tatctgtttttcgttttttttatgttaagtgcttatctaagtttgtgtcttattacatgatcattagtatttagtaactatgtcttaaagttatgaatgtcctatgaatccatcacctctcttaaatgaaaaatgtttttaattcaaaagaacaagaagtacatgagtttcgaatttatccttgaacttagtttaattatattgatgtggtgacaatgcttcttgttttctgaatgaatgcttgaacagtgcatatgtcttttgaagttgttgtttaagaatgttaaatatgttggatcttgaaagaatgatgataaggagacatgttatttgataatctgaaaaatcataaaaatgattcttgaagcaagaaaaagcagcaaagaacaaagcttgcagaaaaaaaaaggggcgaaaaaaaaatagaaagaaaaggcaaccagaaaaagccaaaagctcttaaaaccaaaaggcaagagcaaaaagccaatagcccttaaaaccaaaaggcaagggtaataaaaaggatcccaaggctttgagcatcagtggataggagggcctaaaggaataaaatcctggcctaagcggctaaaccaagctgtccctaaccatgtgcttgtggcgtgaaggtgtcaagtgaaaacttgagactgagcggttaaagtcaaggtccaaagcaaaagaagagtgtgcttaagaaccctggacacctctaattggggactttagcaaagctgagtcacaatctgaaaaggttcacccaattatgtgtctgtggcatttatgtatctggtggtaatactggaaaacaaagtgcttagggccacggccaagactcataaagtagctgtgttcaagaatcaacatactgaactaggagaatcaataacattatctgaactctgagttcctatagatgccaatcattctgaacttcaatggataaagtgagatgccaaaactattcaagaggcaaaaagctacaagtcccgctcatctgattggagctatgtttcattgatattttggaatttatagtatattctcttctttttatcctacttgattttcagttgcttggggacaagcaacaatttaagtttggtgttgtgatgagcggataatttatacgctttttggtattgtttttagtatatttttagtaggatctagttacttttagggatgtttttattagtttttatgttaaattcacatttctggactttactatgagtttgtgtgtttttctgtgatttcaggtattttctggctgaaattgagggacttgagcaaaaatcagattcagaggttgaagaaggactgctgatgctgttggattctgacctccctacactcaaagtggattttctggagctacagaactcaaaatggtgtgcttccaattgcgttggaaagtagacatccagggctttccagcaatatataatatttcatactttggccgagtttagatgacgtaaaagggcgttgaacgccagttctacgctgctgtctggagttaaacgccagaaacacgtcacgaaccagagttgaacgccagaaacacgttacaacctggcgttcaactcaagaaagagcctctgcacgtgtaacattcaatctcagcccaagcacataccaagtgggccccagaagtggatttatgcatcaattacttacttctgtaaaccctagtagctagtttagtataaataggactttttactattgtattagacatcttgggacgtctggttcttagatcatgggggctggccattcgaccatgcctgaacctttcacttatgtattttttaacggtagagtttctacactccatagattaaggtgtggagctctgctgttcctcatgagttaatgcaaagtactactgtttctctattcaattcaacttatcccgcttctaagatattcattcgcacttcaacatgaatgtgatgaacgtgacaatcatcatcattcccccacgaacgcgtgcctgaaaaccacttccattccaccttagattggatgattatctcttggatctcttaatcagagtcttcgtggtataagctagattgatggcggcattcatgagagtccggaaagtctaaaccttgtctgtggtattccgagtagggctctgggattgaatgactgtgacgaacttcaaactcgcgagtgctgggcgtagtgacagacgcaaaaggagggtgaatcctattccagtatgatcgagaacctcagatgattagccgtgctgtgacagagcatttggaccattttcacaagaggataggatgcagccattgaccacggtgatgcctccagatgattagccatgcagtgacagcacatcggaccattttccagagaggatgaaaagtagccattgacaatggtgatgtccttacataaagccagccatagaaaggagtaggactgattggatgaagacagcaggaaagcagaagttcagagggacgaaagcatctctatacctttatctgaaattctcaccaatgatatacataagtatttctatctttattttctgtctatttattatttattttcgaaaactccataatcaattattatccgcctgactgagatttacaagatgaccatagcttgcttcataccaacaatctccgtgggatcgacccttactcacgtaaggttttattacttggacgacccagtgcacttgctggttagttgtatcgaagttgtgaatgaaaaacgatttattaagacgtgcgtacagagtttttggcgccgttgcctgagatcacaatttcgtgcaccaaaaacgcacccacgcgtacgcgtggctgatacGTAGGCATCACTGGGCTTTTCTCCCATCCACACGTGCACGTGGAGGGATGCGTACACATCACTGTGTTTTGCTgtgttccacgcgtgcgcgtgggcgacgcgcatgcgtgaccctgttttcatcccaaagttaattttttagtttttaaaaccaaatttcatacttctaagcctccgatctcaccctttatgtcttaaattattatgatatgcctagcgaTGGGAAGAAGCTAGgaaatgtggtaacttgtgaatgaagaaaggggagaattaatgataaatgatgatcaaagagaattgtatgagatacggaggatgatggtggaagtgctttatATGCCATGAGCCAAAGGGCTGTGATTGTTAATAAATTGGCTAGTTATGGATTGTATTATGAGACGAATGGCTAAGATATTGCCAAATTATGGCTGAGCCATTgtgaattatggctgagtatgattgcatatatgcttattgaatgaaatgtgaatgttgcacttccactatctgagatacgagttttcctgggagaaagtaatggctagccaccatgtgctccaggtggagactcgatactctgatctgctgaccctatgtcataagtatggccagacactgtgaaagttccggatgagctcgcgcCCGTGAAtgtacaccagtgagggtgttggatatgaattatgatttattattgagtataactcgagttagggatgcacgacagagggacagtccaatggttagctaccagaacttaggttggctatataaccgacaaatgatatcatcagccattaggacaggcattcatcatatgcatattatgtgaattgtttgaaattacctaattgactgcatattacctgctaattgtctaaatgttaTATCTTCTTCCTATTTATATATCTCCTTGTATGATATAATTGTATTTGCCATATTATATTACTGCTGGCGGTTGGGAGGTCTgcaggatttggaaaggggaATGTTAGTTAGACTaaagatctttagtcagttgccatttatggtttagtctatttataagctttgatttatctggtggaagttctaggattgccttcgactttcccaggacattacatgttagatatgtgggaactgttactatactgagaacctccggttctcacccatgtggattttgtaattttcagatgcaggacgtgaggcttctcgctgaggcatgctggagacttcttgaTAAGCGAAGATCCTTGGTTCTCGGGACTTTATTTTTGGTCTTATGTTTttacttagatacttttatctccactaaataatgtatatatatactgtttgactcctcttagaggttgttttGGAGAACAGGTTTTGTTAGCTTGTCCTTGGGGTTTCCCTTGGGTTTCTTACTctatgtttatgtttatataaGTATACTTTTATGCTCGGAACGGTTATCTTTGCAAACTGggtcttgagtcttgatattcgtatctttggcactcttttGTTTATGGTTTCGTGTTAGTCTATCTTTTGTCGGTTTtgttacgttatcgatcagagTGTTGCGATTTTCTATTTAACGGTTTTGTTTTATCCCTTattttcaaaggctcctagttataaacattcTTCAcaatactatatgtactaaattttatttttagaggtcgtactACTTCGCCACCTctatcttatgacttaagcataaggctctgtgtggtagggtgttacagattcCGTAACCGCATCCTTCcctttaacaactcctaatttctcacCCGAATTACGAGAATTCACACCCAAATCGCGAGCTTCCAATTCAGCCTCTTTTTGAATCTCATGATTGTTGTGTGGCACTAGTGTCGGGGCTTCATTATTTTTTCCGTCATCACCAAAAGAATCACTGTTTCCTTCCAAGGACTCTTTCTCCCTGCACAATAATTTATCATGCCCATACCGTGCACAAGTAGAACAAATCAGCTATAAACTCTTGTACTCCACTTCATGAGTCATACCCTCTactataatatgtttgattacaggcaacccaagattaatttgaacacaagcTCGGGCATATTTTCCTCTTTCTGCAAGCTTAGTGGCCGAGTCTACTTTCACCGAAACCcctattgcagaagcaattcgCAACATTGCTTGTTCCTGGTAATACCAGATTGGAAGTCTCGAAATTCAAATCCATACTAGCGTTGATCCGAAGGATTTTTTACATGGCCTAAAATCCACTTTCCATGACTTTACTGCAACATAGTGACCGTCTATCAACCACGGACTACCAAGAATGACTTTCTCATGATCCGCAGTaatatcaaatttaaccaaaaaatacccaaaccccacatccaacaaatcaaaccctccTTTGATGCACCATACTATCCGAAGCTTATGCATAAGAGCCGTGTAGCCATAATACTTATCCAGCACCTTGATCACGATGGCTTCCTAGACAGCTCTTTGCCTCCTTAATAAAACTAACACTTAGTGGACGAGAATCACCCTGTTTACCTACCGTCGCGATACTATCCCCAGATAAAGACCCTACTAATAACATTTAGAACTAATAAAgtatttttatgaatattattaattaatcactaaatgtattattatttatttgtatatattttacaatttttgaataaaactataatttatttttttataaatattaaatatatattcttatataatagctcattattttatttttatgttacaccgtaatataattattaactataaaaaaagataacacttcttgaaaaagaattaaaatttaaaataaaaagataaacacGTTTtggaaaagaatttaaatttaaaatgaacaaaataaaagagagaatctGGGAAGTTATAGATGTGGTGGGGTGAAATAGAATATTCTGCAATAAAGATAGATTCTTGATAGTTGTTAATCAACTTAACTCTATCTTTCTCTGCTCATATATAATAGAGTCCTTGGGAGTTAATAAATACTGAACCTCATCACATAACTCAACACAACACAACACCACACTTCACATTGTCTTTTATTGCGTTATCCTTTTTCTGTTTGTGTTCGTTACTGGTCCCTCTCCTCACTCTTATAAAAACACAGACACCACTATCATCTTTCTTCATCacttgtttttcttttccctcaTTCACTCCTTACTCATCAGGTACAATCTATCtcatcaatttttatatatctcttctttcttttttcttattataCTTTGTTATTATTCTTGTTTTCTTTCATTAGACATGAATTAGCTAATTGTTCTTCACAAgtcttaatttatttaaaataaagcaGAAGTTTAAATAAAAATCTAGTGGTTTTTTATGGTCTGACATAATTTGGTATGTATTCACATGAAGCTTGTGAATTTTGATCCCGTTTCCCTATTGCTGGTACTCTTCGTTTGCTTATGATGTTTCTACCTTCCAAACTTGTACAAATTGCAATtcgaattatttaaataaaaaataaaaaaaatggcttcCCCGTTGTCACATGATTTTTGTTTTGCTATAACTTTGGcgatatcactacaagaaaatagagttattttaacactttattttttaacaccataattaaatgtcaaaattaatatatatttttgacaaatatcataaatgtcaaattttttatattttcttgatgaataatttgaccgtaaaaaattactcctcaattttgatactcatttgtttttaattactccactatttttcttcttctttgggctctgttaattttgacatcacactgctctcagtttaggattatactactcattattctttatcttcaaaatctcaatttattctttagtttcaagatctcatttcattctttgttaaaatattttgttaaaaatattttatagtcaataagtgtcaaaataaatagtatttttgacaattaataagtatcacaaaaaatatattctcaaaattttctaacaaattatttttgacaaccaatatttatcaaaataagatttaaatttttttcacaatcacttatatgttaaaaatactatttttgacaaaatttttattaacatattttcatagttaaaatagtgtcaaaatttatttttttgacaaattttaattttcttttacacattataaccctaaaaaataatctatattgttgtagtgtATTTTCTGTTTCTACTTTTTCTCCATTCATCTCGGATCTTttgatttattctattatatttaGTGGTGGAACATACACTTTCTGCACATCAGCTTCTATCATTATTTTAACTAAgggattaaaataaataaaattggaaTAGATgtaaatagattaaaaataataagtaaTTTCACCgcctaaaaaatagaaaataatattttaaaaaaaacattttttaatcTTCCATTATAtaccataaaaaattataagaaattgtattaatttttaagtaattaatattagataattttttgtaaatttttttatttttatttttaattttttgtagacATGCATATCATAACTAGTGGCACTAACAATCATATGATGATACTCATGGTTACACTGTGTTATGCACCTGTGAATCTCCAATCCGTGTTCATAGCCAAGCTGAACCAGCAAAGGTTGCATCATTGTGTTGACCAGTGCCAATGACTCTGTTGAAACCCGTTTCTTTCACATTGACTGCACGTGTCCTATTGTTATTagagaaaatataagaaaataatatttttttaaataacttaaataataaattagaaaaattttaattttaattttaaaatttaaattttaaattaattaaaattattcatatttaataaatttaaaatataatccattatttatattatttacaatCTTCATTGTCTATCTAACaaaattgttgttattattattgttctatCTCTACAATTTTctctatttgttattttttatttgaattctcaATGTTGTTTGATTACTCGTCCATTTATATAGTGGAGCGTGTCACATGCACATATTCATAAGTTAAAATAACAAGAATTTTTAGagaattctattaaaaaaaataaacataactaattttaaaaaaataaatataataaattttatttttaaaaagataaaataataaataaaaataaaataaaaatttaataccaCTCACCACCCGCACCTTGTATATTTATCATTGAGATGAGAATAGTTGTTTAATTTCACAGTTATACATTAAGCTAATCGATCTTCGTTATTATCAGAAGATGGCTAAGGAACAATTGCAGGTGCTGAATGCACTGGATGTTGCAAAGACACAATGGTACCACTTCACGGCTATTGTGATCGCTGGGATGGGTTTTTTCACCGATGCCTATGACCTCTTTTGCATCTCCCTCGTCACCAAACTCCTTGGCCGCTTGTACTACTACGATGGCTCCAGCAATCCCGGTTCTCTTCCGTCTAACGTCTCCTCTGCCATCAATGGCGTTGCATTCTGCGGCACTCTCGCCGGTCAACTATTCTTCGGTTGGCTGGGCGACAAGATGGGAAGGAAGCGTGTCTACGGAATGACACTCATGCTCATGGTTATTTGTTCCCTTGCCTCTGGACTCTCCTTTGGAAAAGAGCCTAAATCTGTTATGGTCACTCTTTGCTTCTTTAGGTTAGTATAAATAACTTATTATCCTTATTTCTTGTTCTTAGAGTATAAACATCTAATTAAAGATTTTGGCGCAATTatctttatatattaatttaaaaataaataattagttaaataatttgatatatgtaactaaattctcaatttttaactatcaatttcgATTATCAACTTGTTAGCAAAAAAAAGGTGCATGCAAGTCTCCAATCAAAAACAAATAACCCTAATATCTTATTATTAATAGTTGATTTATTTGTCCTTGTTTTAGGTTCTGGCTTGGGTTTGGGATCGGCGGCGACTATCCTCTCTCTGCAACCATTATGTCTGAGTACGCCAACAAGAAGACACGTGGAGCATTCATCGCGGCAGTCTTTGCCATGCAGGGATTTGGAATCCTTGCAGGTGGCATGGTTGCGATCATAGTTTCGTCCATTTTCAAGGGACTGCACCCTGCTCCGGCCTTTGAGTTCGACCACGTGGGGTCCACCGTGCCAGAAGCCGATTATGTTTGGAGGATAATCTTGATGTTTGGCGCGCTTCCCGCTCTTGCGACGTACTATTGGAGGATGAAGATGCCGGAGACAGCAAGGTATACGGCCTTGGTGGCGAAGAACGCAAAGCAAGCAGCTTCGGACATGTCCAAGGTTCTTGAGGTTGAGATTGAAGCAGAGCAAGAGAAGATTGAGCAGCAAGAAACAGGAGGAGGCAACGATTTTGGATTGTTCTCGAGAGAGTTTGTTAAGCGGCATGGGCTTCACCTTGTTGGAACCGCCACAACTTGGTTCCTTTTGGATATTGCTTACTACAGCCAGAATCTGTTCCAGAAAGATATCTTCAGTGCCATCGGTTGGATCCCACCCGCGAAGACAATGAGCGCAATTGAAGAGGTTTACAAGATTGCGAGAGCACAGACTTTGATTGCACTGTGCAGCACTGTTCCCGGTTACTGGTTCACGGTGGCACTCATTGATAGGGTGGGGAGGTTTTCCATTCAGTTGACGGGGTTCTTCTTCATGACAGTTTTCATGTTTGCATTGGCAATACCTTATCATCATTGGACCTTGAAGGGAAACCAGATTGGCTTTGTTGTGATGTATTCATTGACGTTCTTCTTCGCCAACTTTGGACCCAATGCCACCACTTTTGTGGTCCCTGCTGAGATCTTCCCTGCTAGGCTTAGATCAACATGTCATGGCATCTCAGCAGCTGCAGGCAAAGCTGGAGCTATGGTTGGTGCTTTTGGATTTGTTTACGCTGAGAAAGGAATTGGCATCAGGAACACCCTTATAATCATGGGTGTGGTTAACGTCTGTGGCTTCTTCTTCACATTCTTGGTTCCTGAATCCAAAGGAAAATCACTAGAAGAAATGTCTGGTGAGGTTGAGGACCAACAAGCTGTGGATAATGTTGTTTAAGCTTTAGTTAATAATTATGAATCTTATACATGCATGGTTGATTAGCTTTTACAATATGATTTTAAGACGGTGGTATAGTACATCATGGAGTCTTAGCTTTAATTATTAATTACGGAAAAGTCTAGGAGGAGCAACTTTATTAAAAACATGTAATCAGTAAAAAAAATGAGTTATTGAATAAAATCTTAcactattaaaatcatcattgatagcTATTTGATAGGGGTGACAACACGGGTTGAATCCGTCGGGCCGACCCATTAAACCTGCTAAAAAGGATGGGTCGGGTTAGGATTTGGAGtccgccaaattaaaaaaattcggcaaattggcgggttttggcaGGGCGGGACAGGCCGGTCCACCGGgccgaaaattttaattttaatttttttattaaataaaatagtgattactattataaaattaataattatagaatttttaaacattttttttttgtttttattcttcttttagttattaactttatttattttattttataatttcgtaTATTTGTTCGAATTATGTGACtcttgttttttaaaataaagatagttttattgacaaatattattttgaacaattttattgaagttaaaaataaaaaaaatagtaaaaaaattatattataatttgactattttttatttgtatttgatttttttaattattattttttaattaattttaatgaattttatttttcaaaaaaaacggACTAGCCCCCCGACTCGCTAAtccgccaatccgccataaagtgGGACAgactagcattttgaacccattttagttggcggtGTGAGCCGGCGGCGGGACAGGACGGGTTGGGGCGGGCTGGCCCGCTTTGCCATCCCTACTATTTAatggctacaaattacaaaagttgCTGACTCCTAGCACTCCTCATTAATTGTTATAGACTTAAAAAAGAAAGTATAAATTCtacccaatttttttttaaataataaaaaataaattatttttttatgacatattttattattattgaataaaataaGTTAGTTTATCATAGTTAAACTTAGTTTAACCTAAATTTTGTTAACTTAATCAATCAGTATTACTatttttacaaattataaaaatcactaaaaaagttttattttataattttttttattttcttaaatcaTTATCATAcatcatttaatttatttcaaccacaaaataaaaaaataaaaaaaagacaaaaaaagagacatgaaatttaaaattcttaaaacacttttttaataattctctcttactttttttattctttcaaaaatcttctttattcttcttaataattaaattaggtccattaaaaatattttaaaacaatgaaactttttaaatatttgacttttaaagcaatgaaaatggaaaggattttaattgaaaattctttttaaaaatgatggataaaaaatagatataattagttAACAAGAGCAATgagaaagatttaaaaaaaaattaagaaagtcTCCGAGaaaaatttttgagaattttaaatttttggtgtctcttaaatttttttatttattctttttgcttttgagatttattttttattttatgattaaaattgattaataaatatataatttaaaaaaataaaaaattataaatttaaatttttttaataatttttataatttgtaaaaaaaagttATATCAT
This window harbors:
- the LOC112779930 gene encoding low affinity inorganic phosphate transporter 1-like, producing MAKEQLQVLNALDVAKTQWYHFTAIVIAGMGFFTDAYDLFCISLVTKLLGRLYYYDGSSNPGSLPSNVSSAINGVAFCGTLAGQLFFGWLGDKMGRKRVYGMTLMLMVICSLASGLSFGKEPKSVMVTLCFFRFWLGFGIGGDYPLSATIMSEYANKKTRGAFIAAVFAMQGFGILAGGMVAIIVSSIFKGLHPAPAFEFDHVGSTVPEADYVWRIILMFGALPALATYYWRMKMPETARYTALVAKNAKQAASDMSKVLEVEIEAEQEKIEQQETGGGNDFGLFSREFVKRHGLHLVGTATTWFLLDIAYYSQNLFQKDIFSAIGWIPPAKTMSAIEEVYKIARAQTLIALCSTVPGYWFTVALIDRVGRFSIQLTGFFFMTVFMFALAIPYHHWTLKGNQIGFVVMYSLTFFFANFGPNATTFVVPAEIFPARLRSTCHGISAAAGKAGAMVGAFGFVYAEKGIGIRNTLIIMGVVNVCGFFFTFLVPESKGKSLEEMSGEVEDQQAVDNVV